A single genomic interval of Pan paniscus chromosome 18, NHGRI_mPanPan1-v2.0_pri, whole genome shotgun sequence harbors:
- the RANBP10 gene encoding ran-binding protein 10 isoform X3, translating to MGWDKHSYGYHGDDGHSFCSSGTGQPYGPTFTTGDVIGCCVNLINGTCFYTKNGHSLGIAFTDLPANLYPTVGLQTPGEIVDANFGQQPFLFDIEDYMREWRAKVQGTVHCFPISARLGEWQAVLQNMVSSYLVHHGYCATATAFARMTETPIQEEQASIKNRQKIQKLVLEGRVGEAIETTQRFYPGLLEHNPNLLFMLKCRQFVEMVNGTDSEVRSLSSRSPKSQDSYPGSPSLSPRHGPSSSHMHNTGADSPSCSNGVASTKSKQNHSKYPAPSSSSSSSSSSSSSSSPSSVNYSESNSTDSTKSQHHSSTSNQETSNPWLQLERRPNQAAPTTPPGPTPTSTPPHSDSEMEMEAEHYPNGVLGGMSTRIVNGAYKHEDLQTDESSMDDGHPRRQLCGGNQAATERIILFGRELQALSEQLGREYGKNLAHTEMLQDAFSLLAYSDPWSCPVGQQLDPIQREPVCAALNSAILESQNLPKQPPLMLALGQASECLRLMARAGLGSCSFARVDDYLH from the exons GTTGGGACAAACATTCCTATGGTTACCATGGTGATGATGGGCATTCGTTCTGCTCCTCGGGGACTGGCCAGCCCTATGGTCCCACATTCACCACAGGAGACGTGATCGGCTGCTGTGTCAACCTCATCAATGGCACCTGCTTCTACACCAAGAATGGCCACAGCCTTG GTATAGCCTTCACAGACCTCCCG GCCAACCTCTACCCCACCGTAGGCCTGCAGACACCTGGGGAGATTGTGGACGCCAACTTTGGGCAGCAGCCCTTCCTGTTTGACATTGAGGACTACATGCGGGAGTGGCGTGCCAAGGTCCAGGGCACGGTCCACTGCTTCCCCATCAGTGCCCGGCTTGGCGAGTGGCAGGCAGTGCTGCAGAA CATGGTTTCATCTTACCTCGTGCATCATGGGTATTGTGCCACAGCCACGGCTTTTGCTCGAATGACTGAAACCCCGATTCAGGAAGAACAGGCGTCCATAAAGAACAGACAAA AGATCCAGAAGCTGGTGCTGGAGGGCCGTGTGGGCGAGGCCATCGAGACCACCCAGCGCTTCTACCCAGGGCTGCTGGAGCACAACCCCAACCTCCTCTTCATGCTCAA GTGCCGGCAGTTTGTGGAGATGGTGAATGGGACGGACAGTGAGGTCCGAAGTTTGAGCTCCCGAAGCCCCAAGTCCCAGGACAGCTACCCTGGCTCCCCCAGCCTCAGTCCCCGACATGGCCCCAGTAGTTCCCACATGCACAACACAG GAGCAGACAGTCCCAGCTGTAGCAATGGCGTCGCGTCCACCAAGAGCAAACAGAACCACAGTAAATACCCTGCACCCAGCTCCTcatcctcgtcctcctcctcctcctcctcctcctcttccccatccTCCGTCAATTACTCCGAGTCCAACTCAACAGACTCCACCAAGTCCCAGCACCACAGCAGTACCAGTAACCAGGAGACCAG CAACCCATGGCTACAGCTTGAAAGGAGGCCCAACCAGGCTGCTCCAACCACACCCCCTGGGCCAACTCCCACCTCAACCCCTCCCCACAGCGACAgtgagatggagatggaggcagagcaCTACCCCAACGGTGTGCTAGGAGGCATGTCCACACGCATTGTTAATGGTGCCTACAAGCATGAGGACCTGCAGACGGATGAGTCCAGCATGG ATGACGGGCATCCTCGGCGGCAGCTCTGCGGGGGCAACCAGGCTGCCACAGAAAGGATCATTCTGTTTGGCCGCGAGTTGCAGGCATTGAGTGAGCAGTTGGGCCGGGAGTACGGCAAGAATTTGGCCCACACAGAGATGCTGCAG GATGCCTTCAGCCTGCTGGCATACTCAGACCCCTGGAGCTGCCCAGTTGGCCAGCAGCTTGACCCCATCCAGAGGGAACCTGTGTGTGCTGCCCTCAACAGCGCCATTTTAG AGTCCCAGAACCTGCCAAAGCAGCCTCCTCTGATGCTCGCCCTGGGCCAGGCATCTGAGTGTCTCCGGCTCATGGCCCGAGCAGGCCTGGGTTCTTGCTCCTTTGCCAGAGTTGATGACTACTTGCACTAG
- the RANBP10 gene encoding ran-binding protein 10 isoform X4, protein MREWRAKVQGTVHCFPISARLGEWQAVLQNMVSSYLVHHGYCATATAFARMTETPIQEEQASIKNRQKIQKLVLEGRVGEAIETTQRFYPGLLEHNPNLLFMLKCRQFVEMVNGTDSEVRSLSSRSPKSQDSYPGSPSLSPRHGPSSSHMHNTGADSPSCSNGVASTKSKQNHSKYPAPSSSSSSSSSSSSSSSPSSVNYSESNSTDSTKSQHHSSTSNQETSDSEMEMEAEHYPNGVLGGMSTRIVNGAYKHEDLQTDESSMDDGHPRRQLCGGNQAATERIILFGRELQALSEQLGREYGKNLAHTEMLQDAFSLLAYSDPWSCPVGQQLDPIQREPVCAALNSAILESQNLPKQPPLMLALGQASECLRLMARAGLGSCSFARVDDYLH, encoded by the exons ATGCGGGAGTGGCGTGCCAAGGTCCAGGGCACGGTCCACTGCTTCCCCATCAGTGCCCGGCTTGGCGAGTGGCAGGCAGTGCTGCAGAA CATGGTTTCATCTTACCTCGTGCATCATGGGTATTGTGCCACAGCCACGGCTTTTGCTCGAATGACTGAAACCCCGATTCAGGAAGAACAGGCGTCCATAAAGAACAGACAAA AGATCCAGAAGCTGGTGCTGGAGGGCCGTGTGGGCGAGGCCATCGAGACCACCCAGCGCTTCTACCCAGGGCTGCTGGAGCACAACCCCAACCTCCTCTTCATGCTCAA GTGCCGGCAGTTTGTGGAGATGGTGAATGGGACGGACAGTGAGGTCCGAAGTTTGAGCTCCCGAAGCCCCAAGTCCCAGGACAGCTACCCTGGCTCCCCCAGCCTCAGTCCCCGACATGGCCCCAGTAGTTCCCACATGCACAACACAG GAGCAGACAGTCCCAGCTGTAGCAATGGCGTCGCGTCCACCAAGAGCAAACAGAACCACAGTAAATACCCTGCACCCAGCTCCTcatcctcgtcctcctcctcctcctcctcctcctcttccccatccTCCGTCAATTACTCCGAGTCCAACTCAACAGACTCCACCAAGTCCCAGCACCACAGCAGTACCAGTAACCAGGAGACCAG CGACAgtgagatggagatggaggcagagcaCTACCCCAACGGTGTGCTAGGAGGCATGTCCACACGCATTGTTAATGGTGCCTACAAGCATGAGGACCTGCAGACGGATGAGTCCAGCATGG ATGACGGGCATCCTCGGCGGCAGCTCTGCGGGGGCAACCAGGCTGCCACAGAAAGGATCATTCTGTTTGGCCGCGAGTTGCAGGCATTGAGTGAGCAGTTGGGCCGGGAGTACGGCAAGAATTTGGCCCACACAGAGATGCTGCAG GATGCCTTCAGCCTGCTGGCATACTCAGACCCCTGGAGCTGCCCAGTTGGCCAGCAGCTTGACCCCATCCAGAGGGAACCTGTGTGTGCTGCCCTCAACAGCGCCATTTTAG AGTCCCAGAACCTGCCAAAGCAGCCTCCTCTGATGCTCGCCCTGGGCCAGGCATCTGAGTGTCTCCGGCTCATGGCCCGAGCAGGCCTGGGTTCTTGCTCCTTTGCCAGAGTTGATGACTACTTGCACTAG